CCTCAAAAATGGACATACATCCAACAGTCCTGCAGGTTTGGTTCAAGAATCGTAGAGCGAAACTCAAGAAAGCCAAATACGAGGATTTTCAGTCAGAACAGCAAGAAGCTCAACAGCAAGTATCTGAGGCAGGAGGCAAGGCCAGCTCTTCCAAGGGAAATATGGATACACCTCCCAGGTCCCCTAATGGTACCTCCCCTGCATCTCTAGTTTATATGGGTCATCCAACACCTTCCTTCCAACTCAGCAGGTGGCACAATTTGAAGGCTGTCACAGACCATTCTCTTGGCCACAAAATCGTCTATTTTGGCTACTGCCAAGACCCTAATATATACTGCCTCTATCCCATTTTGGAATACCGAGCTCTCTCCACAAGCTTCAATTCTAATTCTTTTGGCTCTTTTTCGCCATAAAGATCTTAGAGAAGCTAGACACAGAAAGCCATATATGATTTGTAAGGATTCCCATACAAGGGAATACTTTTCAGcagtgaaaggaaaaaacaagatgTACACAACGTGGATGCAGTTCAAGaccattatgttgagtgaaagaaaaaaaaagcccacacaACAGAGTACATAGTGTATAATTCTGTATAATTCCCACTATATGAATTT
Above is a genomic segment from Kogia breviceps isolate mKogBre1 chromosome 18, mKogBre1 haplotype 1, whole genome shotgun sequence containing:
- the DPRX gene encoding divergent paired-related homeobox, with the translated sequence METHLDYRVLYPDDLSKGKYQKHPERKRTMFTKKQLADLNFLFNKNPHPTPSLQREMASKMDIHPTVLQVWFKNRRAKLKKAKYEDFQSEQQEAQQQVSEAGGKASSSKGNMDTPPRSPNGTSPASLVYMGHPTPSFQLSRWHNLKAVTDHSLGHKIVYFGYCQDPNIYCLYPILEYRALSTSFNSNSFGSFSP